The Desulfobaculum bizertense DSM 18034 genome includes a region encoding these proteins:
- a CDS encoding fumarate hydratase yields the protein MRSVKASEIQKKVTEMVCHSAVTLPDDVKAAFREKLEYEEKPAAREIFRQLLENSQRAENSGVPLCQDCGLAIFFVEIGEEVQVEGSLKQAIEDGMIQGYAKALLRKSSCDPLTRENRGDNSPAIIHFDFVPGDSLKISFMAKGGGSENMSRVTMLTPAQGWPGIREYVLRRVAEAGPNPCPPIMLGIGIGGTFEKAPIMAKHALLRGLNDQHPDERLAALEKELLDDVNKLGIGPMGLGGKTTCLAVKIEMAPCHIASLPLAVNVQCHSIRHEEVTI from the coding sequence GTGCGTAGTGTAAAGGCTTCTGAGATTCAGAAAAAAGTGACGGAAATGGTGTGTCATAGCGCCGTAACGCTCCCGGATGATGTGAAAGCTGCGTTTCGGGAGAAACTTGAATATGAGGAAAAACCCGCTGCACGTGAGATTTTCCGGCAGCTTTTGGAAAATTCTCAGCGAGCAGAAAATTCTGGTGTTCCTCTGTGTCAGGACTGTGGTCTGGCTATATTTTTTGTTGAAATTGGCGAAGAGGTACAGGTCGAAGGCAGCCTGAAACAGGCCATAGAAGATGGCATGATTCAGGGCTATGCCAAGGCGCTTTTGCGCAAATCGTCCTGCGATCCACTTACTCGGGAAAACAGGGGAGATAATTCTCCCGCAATTATTCATTTTGACTTTGTTCCCGGCGATTCACTCAAGATTTCGTTTATGGCGAAGGGTGGTGGTTCCGAGAATATGTCGCGAGTGACCATGCTGACCCCTGCACAGGGCTGGCCCGGCATTCGCGAATATGTGCTCAGGCGTGTGGCAGAAGCTGGTCCTAATCCGTGCCCACCCATAATGCTCGGCATAGGCATTGGTGGCACTTTTGAAAAAGCTCCGATCATGGCGAAGCATGCCTTGCTTCGGGGACTGAATGACCAGCACCCGGACGAGCGGCTTGCTGCGCTCGAAAAGGAGCTTCTGGATGATGTAAACAAGCTTGGCATCGGCCCAATGGGACTCGGTGGCAAAACCACATGCCTCGCGGTAAAAATCGAGATGGCTCCGTGTCACATTGCCAGCCTGCCGCTGGCAGTGAATGTTCAGTGTCATTCTATCCGGCATGAGGAGGTAACGATCTAA